TGACGAGGACGCGCTCGGGTTCCAAGGCCAGGTTCAGCACCCCCACGGGATACTGCCCGCGCGGCAGGAGTTCGCGGTAGGCGGCGAGGACGGCCCCCAGCAGTCCGTCGAGCCAGTCCACCGGGCGGCCGTTGACGGCCAGAAAGAGCCGGTCGCGCCGGGGCCGAGTCAGCTCGGGGCGCGAGATGAGACCGCTCATGGACAGGCCGGGCCCTTCGGCCTGCACGGGGATGAGCCGGTTGGCGGTGACGTTTCCCCACAGCCTTTTGACGACGCTCAGGGCGCCGCCGCCGCCGTGGACCCACCTCTCCTCGCCGTCGGCGACGAGGCGGAGTTGCAAGCCGGGGTGGTGCAGGAGGTAGCGCCCCAGCAGCGCGAGCGCCTTTCTGGCCTCGGCGGCGGGCGTTTCCAGCGCCGCGCGCCTGGCGGGCAGGGCGGCAAAAAGCCGCGTCACCTCGGCGCTGGTGCCGAGCGGCGCGGGCCCATCCGAGAGTATGCGTTCATCGCCCTCGGCGACGAGGCTGGCGCCGCCGAGCTGCCCCGCCGGGCGGCTGGTGAGCGTAAGCCGCGCCGAGTTGCAGATGGCGTAGAGACCCTCGCCGCGAAAGCCCAGGGTGCGGATGCTGCTGAGCGACTCGAGCTTGGAGGTGCTGTGCGCCTCGGCGCTGAGCGTCAGTTCCTCGCGAGGGATGCCGTGGCCGTCGTCCCTGACCACGATGCGCGTCGTCCCACCCGCCTCGAGGATGACCGTAAGGCGGCTCGCCCCGGCGTCGAGCGCGTTTTCCACGAGTTCCCGAAGCACGTCCACGGGCGAGTTGACGACCTCGCCCGCGGCGATCTCGCGGATCAGTTGGGGGGAGAGCTTACGGATCATCTCAGTCGCTTACCACCAGGCCGTGAGCCTGCTCCTGGAGCCTGTGCAGGAGGGTGAGGGCGTCCAGGGGCGAGAGGCGGCTGAGGTCGGCGGCGAGGAGCGCCTCGACCACCGCCACGCCGTGGTCCTTGCCGCTGGCCTCGAGCCCGGCCAAGACGGCGCGGGCGCGCTCCAGGGCGCTCGCGGGCAGCCCGGCCAGCTTGGCGACTTCCAAGCCGTAGGCCTTGCTGGCCGGGCCCGGCAGGACCTGGTGGTAGAAGACCAGCCCGCCCGCCTCCTCGCGGGCGGCGACGTGGTGGTTGCGCGCGGCCGGGAGCTTGGAGGCCAGGCCGGTCAGCTCGAAGTAGTGGGTGGCGAAAAGGGTGTAGGCTTGGGCCCGGTCGTGGAGGTACTCCGAGGCCGCCCAGGCCAGCGACAGGCCGTCGTAGGTGCTGGTGCCGCGGCCGATTTCATCCAGGAGCACCAGGCTGCGCGGCGTCGCCCCGCGCAAGATGGCGGCCAGTTCCTCCATCTCCACCATGAAGGTGCTGCGTCCGCCGGCGATGTCGTCGCCCGCGCCGATGCGGGTGTAGATGCGGTCGAAAAGCGGCAGCTCGGCCGCCGCCGCCGGCACGAAGGAGCCTATTTGCGCCAACAGGGCGATGAGGGCGGTCTGGCGCAGATAGGTGGACTTGCCGCTCATGTTCGGCCCCGTCAGGACGACGAGGCGCTCGCCCCTGGAGAGCTCCAGGTCGTTGGGGATGAACAGCTGGTGCGCCTCGACCACCGGATGGCGGCCCTGGCGGATGCGGACGCGGCCGCTTGGCGATAGCCTGGGCCGGCTGTAGGCGCGTGTCGCCGCGACCTGGGCCAGCCCGGCGTAGACGTCGAGTTCGGCTAAGACCGTGCTCAGCTCGCTCACGCGCTCGGCGAAGGGAGTGAGGCCCTGGCGCAGTTCGCCGAAGACCTCCATCTCGCGCCGCTTGGCGGCCTCCTCGGCGCGCAGGATCTCGCGCTCCTTGTCCTGCAGGTCGCTCCTGGTAAAGCGCTGGCGGTCCTTTAGGGTCTGCACGGCGCGGTAGTCGGCGGGAACCTGCGCGTAGTGCGAGCGGGTGAGCTCGAGGTAGTAGCCGAAGACGTTGTTGAAACCGACCTTGAGGCTGGGGACGCCCAAGCGCTCGCGCTCCGAGCGCTCGAGCGCGCTGATCCAGTCGCGGCCCGTCTCGGCCTGCCGGCGCAGCCCGTCCAGGATGCTGTCGAAGCCGTCCTTGATGAGCCGGCCCTCGCTGAGCTTCAGGGGCGGGTCGGCAACGAGCGCGGCGCGGATGCGCTCGCAGGCCTCGTCCAGAGCCTGCATGCGCTCGAGCAGGCTGACGAGCGCGCCTTCGGAGCACGCGGCCAGGAGCGCGCGCAGCTGGGGGACGAGGCTGAGGCTGCGCTCGAGCGCACAGAGGTCGCGCGGCCCCGCCCGCTGCGCCGCGAGGCGGGCCGAGAGCCTGCCCAGGTCGTGCATCTTGTGGAGCGTCTTGCGCACCTCGTCACGCAAGACGCCGTCCCTGACAAAGGCCTCGACGGCGTCCAGGCGCGCCTCGATGAGCCCGGCGTCTAAGAGCGGGTGCCGCAGCCAGGCCTTCTGGAGGCGCCGCCCCGGCGCGGTGCGGGTGCAGTCGATAGCGCCAAACAGCGTCGAGGAGCCCAAGGCCGAGTCAAAGACCTCGAGCGCCGCAAAGGTCACCTCGCCCACCTGCATAAAGGCGCCGGGGTCGTAAGGCTGAAAGCGGGTGACCTGGGGCAGCTCGCCTCGCTGGGTCTCTATGGCGTAGGAGAGCACCGCTCCCGCCGCCGCCGCCAGGGCGCCGTCCAGCTCGGCTGGGACGGTGCCGAACTGCCGCGCCAAGACCTCCTTGGCGGCCGCGGGGTCGAAGCGCCCCCGGCAGAGCATCACCGCGAAGCGGCGGCTGAAGCTCTCGCGGCTCGCCTCGTGCTCAAAGAGTTCGGGCGCGAGCAGGACTTCGGAGGGGCGGTAGCGCGCGAGCTCGTCGAAGAGCGCGCCCTTCGAAAAGAGCTGGCTGCCGCGAAACTCGCCGGTGCTGATGTCCAGCAGCGCCAGCCCGTAGCCGTCTTGGGCCGAGACCGCCGCCAAGTAGTTGGCGTCGGGCTTTAGGAGCCCCTCGTCGGTGACCGTGCCGGGCGTAATTAGCTGGCTGATCTCGCGCCTGACCAGGCCGTCGGCCGCGCTCTCGTCCTCGACCTGGTCGGCGACGGCCACCCGCAGCCCCTGGCCCAGGAGGCGTTCGACATAGGCGTCGGCGCTGCGCAGCGGGATGCCGGCCATCGGGGTGACGAAGTCCTTGCTCGACTTGTGCGTCAGGATGAGGCCCACGGCTCGAGCCAGCCTTTCGGCGTCCTCGCCAAAGGTCTCGTAAAAGTCGCCGACCTGAAAGAGCATCAGATAGTCGGGGTATTTTTCGCGCAACTCGACGTACTGCACCAGGAGGGGTGGGAGGGGGCCTTTGCCTGTGCCCTTTAAGGTCATGGCCCATGATAACGCCGGGGGCGCGAGGGCGCGCCCGGCTCGAGCTCACCTTCGCGGCTCCGCTTGCGCCTTTGGCGTAGAATCGCCGGGTGCGTCTCGGCCTCTTGCTCGGCCTCCTGCTCGGTCTGGGCCCCGCGGCGGCGGTAGGCATCGGCCGCTTCGCCTACGCTCTGGTCCTGCCCGAGATGCAGTGGGAGCTGGGCCTGTCTTACGCGGAGGCCGGCCTGCTGGGCAGCGCCAACACCGCCGGTTATCTTCTGGGCGCGCTTTTGAGCCACCGCGCGCTCTACCGCCTGGGCTACCGCCGGGGCTTTTACGGCGCGCTCTCCTTGCAGGCGCTGAGCCTGCTGGCCTTGGCCCTGGCGCCGCCCTTCGCGGGGCTGATGCTCCTAAGGTTCGTGCAGGGTATCCTGGGCGCCTGGGTTTTCGTCGGCGGCGCCGCGCTGCTCCTGGCCAGCGGGGCGGGTGGTCTCAGCGTCGGCCTCTACTTCAGCGGGGTGGGCTTGGGCATCTTGCTGTCGCCGCTGGCCCTGCCCCTGACCGCGAGCTGGCAGGAGGCGTGGGCGCTGCTCGGGCTCCTCTCGGGGCTCTTGGCGGCCCTCGCCCTGCTCGCCTATCCGCGGCTGCAAGAGCCCGCGCCGCCCGCCTTGGGAGAAGACGGCAGCCTCCGGCCCATCGCGCCGCTGCTGCTGGCCTACGGGCTCTACGGCGCGGGCTATATCGGCTACATGACCTTCGTGACCACGGCCTTGCCGGTGCCGCTCGCGGGCTTCTGGGCCGTCCTGGGCGTCGGCGCGCTCATGACCGGCGTCGTCTGGGGAGGCTGGGTGGAGCGCCTGGGTGGCGCTCGCGCGCTCGTCCACGTGCTCCTCGTGCTCACCCTCGCCAGCCTCTTTCCGGTGATGGTCTATCTGCCCTGGCTGTCGGCCTTTGCCTTTGGGATGAGCTTCCTGGGCGTCATCGTGGCCATCACCCAGGTGTTCAGGCGACGCCTGCCCCCTGGCGCCTGGGCCAGGGCGATGGGTCTGTCGACGGCGGCCTTTGCGCTCGGTCAGGCGCTGGGGCCGAGCCTGAGCGGCGTCGCGGGCGACCTCGTGGGCGGGGCGGCGGGGGCGCTATGGGTCTCGAGCGGACTCTTGTCGCTGGCCCTGGTGGTGACCGCGGGTTGGCGCCAGCGGGCGTGAGACGTTTATGAGCCGGCGCCTTCGTAGCGTTTCAAGCCTTGCCTCCACAGGTTCAAGCCCACCGTCAGGCTGATGACCCCAACCACCGGGGTCATCAGCCCGATAAGGCGAAACTCCTCGCGTATGAGTCCGGCCGCGGGATAGAAGGCCAAAAAGCCGTAGGGCAAGACGAAGGTGAGCAGAAACCTGATGGCGGCCGGGTAGATAGTCAGCGGGTAGCGCCCAAAGGTGATCAGGTTGTAGGCGATGGGGAAGAGGCCGGCGCGGTCCTGAGTCCAGAAGTTGACGCTGGCGACGGCGATATAGACGCCGCCGTAGACCAGCCAGGCGCCGACAACGCCCGCCGTTGCCGCCAAGGCGCCTGGCGCCGACCAGCTCAGCCCCAATCGCACCGAAGCTACGGCGATGACCACCAGCCCCAGCAGCACGCCGTTTAAGGCTTGCGGCCGCAAGAGCTCGAGCTGAACCTGCAAAAACGAGTTCATTGGCCTCACCAGCACGCGGTCGAGATCGCCCCGCACGATGTAGCGTGCCCCCAGC
This DNA window, taken from Deinococcota bacterium, encodes the following:
- the mutL gene encoding DNA mismatch repair endonuclease MutL, yielding MIRKLSPQLIREIAAGEVVNSPVDVLRELVENALDAGASRLTVILEAGGTTRIVVRDDGHGIPREELTLSAEAHSTSKLESLSSIRTLGFRGEGLYAICNSARLTLTSRPAGQLGGASLVAEGDERILSDGPAPLGTSAEVTRLFAALPARRAALETPAAEARKALALLGRYLLHHPGLQLRLVADGEERWVHGGGGALSVVKRLWGNVTANRLIPVQAEGPGLSMSGLISRPELTRPRRDRLFLAVNGRPVDWLDGLLGAVLAAYRELLPRGQYPVGVLNLALEPERVLVNTAPQKERVRLLEEDAIAAAVQGALEEALSAHPLARALPDFRPADGVSAAPRGAFPGLRFVGAFRALYLLAEAEGSLWLVDQHAAHERVIFEELQARYRAEPPLELARPELLPLSLEEEAQVAARADALAALGLALEPFGGRQWRVRRVPAFLIGHPDLVAEVVKSSLGGSDLAGAWRAVLGRLACLPAIKAGHRLSHADAQTLLDALCLCATPWVCPHGRPTALVLSELELARRFGRRGPRAIKDEVTA
- the mutS gene encoding DNA mismatch repair protein MutS, translating into MTLKGTGKGPLPPLLVQYVELREKYPDYLMLFQVGDFYETFGEDAERLARAVGLILTHKSSKDFVTPMAGIPLRSADAYVERLLGQGLRVAVADQVEDESAADGLVRREISQLITPGTVTDEGLLKPDANYLAAVSAQDGYGLALLDISTGEFRGSQLFSKGALFDELARYRPSEVLLAPELFEHEASRESFSRRFAVMLCRGRFDPAAAKEVLARQFGTVPAELDGALAAAAGAVLSYAIETQRGELPQVTRFQPYDPGAFMQVGEVTFAALEVFDSALGSSTLFGAIDCTRTAPGRRLQKAWLRHPLLDAGLIEARLDAVEAFVRDGVLRDEVRKTLHKMHDLGRLSARLAAQRAGPRDLCALERSLSLVPQLRALLAACSEGALVSLLERMQALDEACERIRAALVADPPLKLSEGRLIKDGFDSILDGLRRQAETGRDWISALERSERERLGVPSLKVGFNNVFGYYLELTRSHYAQVPADYRAVQTLKDRQRFTRSDLQDKEREILRAEEAAKRREMEVFGELRQGLTPFAERVSELSTVLAELDVYAGLAQVAATRAYSRPRLSPSGRVRIRQGRHPVVEAHQLFIPNDLELSRGERLVVLTGPNMSGKSTYLRQTALIALLAQIGSFVPAAAAELPLFDRIYTRIGAGDDIAGGRSTFMVEMEELAAILRGATPRSLVLLDEIGRGTSTYDGLSLAWAASEYLHDRAQAYTLFATHYFELTGLASKLPAARNHHVAAREEAGGLVFYHQVLPGPASKAYGLEVAKLAGLPASALERARAVLAGLEASGKDHGVAVVEALLAADLSRLSPLDALTLLHRLQEQAHGLVVSD
- a CDS encoding YbfB/YjiJ family MFS transporter, with protein sequence MRLGLLLGLLLGLGPAAAVGIGRFAYALVLPEMQWELGLSYAEAGLLGSANTAGYLLGALLSHRALYRLGYRRGFYGALSLQALSLLALALAPPFAGLMLLRFVQGILGAWVFVGGAALLLASGAGGLSVGLYFSGVGLGILLSPLALPLTASWQEAWALLGLLSGLLAALALLAYPRLQEPAPPALGEDGSLRPIAPLLLAYGLYGAGYIGYMTFVTTALPVPLAGFWAVLGVGALMTGVVWGGWVERLGGARALVHVLLVLTLASLFPVMVYLPWLSAFAFGMSFLGVIVAITQVFRRRLPPGAWARAMGLSTAAFALGQALGPSLSGVAGDLVGGAAGALWVSSGLLSLALVVTAGWRQRA
- a CDS encoding ABC-2 family transporter protein, coding for MRSLLLSLDYLIMLLKARLAYRADFFVQVGSDLLLQAVDLVFLMVLFSRVRALAGWSFDEALFIYGFFLIPFALFNATFAALSALGARYIVRGDLDRVLVRPMNSFLQVQLELLRPQALNGVLLGLVVIAVASVRLGLSWSAPGALAATAGVVGAWLVYGGVYIAVASVNFWTQDRAGLFPIAYNLITFGRYPLTIYPAAIRFLLTFVLPYGFLAFYPAAGLIREEFRLIGLMTPVVGVISLTVGLNLWRQGLKRYEGAGS